Part of the Lolium rigidum isolate FL_2022 chromosome 6, APGP_CSIRO_Lrig_0.1, whole genome shotgun sequence genome, AGCATCCGCGCTGGCAGTGGCAACTTGCACGGCGACTCTACTACACTACACTAGACATGTTGCCAATGTGATAGGTGAACCAACTACAGATCGGAGCTGCAGATCGGAGACAAAAGGCACGGCAAGGCTACAGACATTCTCGAAAAGGCACTGGAACACGCCACCATGCGACTGTGAATCGGTAGCATAATCCAATTTCGATGCGCCCCGTCCCTTCTGGTCGCTTTCTTTCGATGTTGATGATTGGATCTTTGTTTCTTTCCAGTGCTCCTCCGTCCACTGAGGGATCAGACGGAGCTTGTTGCCCGCAATGCACTGCACGTCGTCCTCCTGTCGATTTCCATCAACCAATTTGGTTGTTATATTGTGTCTACATCGACCCTTTCTTTTATCCCAGGGTACAGCCAGTGAGAGCATCCACTTTTGCGTCACCGTATATATTAGCAACAAATAATATGGATCGGGAGAATTATAAGTTTTACTAATGTGAGTTATCAGTCACCAAGCTTATATAACCGTAAACTTCTTTGAAATGTGAAATGTGAATCCAATGAAATAATCTCTATGCCATATAATTCATTTTTTGGTGGTAAATTTATTGATCAAAGTTAGACTGAATTATGAAGTGGCCTACTAGTATACAAAAGAGTGTAGGTAGTAGAAATATTCAAGCCATATTCCATCAGGAGTGGATACATAGAATGATCAAGACACAAATTCAGTATTGAAACTTCAGGAAACTTTCAAATAACTAGACAAGCAGCTCCTCAGAGTTCAGATGTAAGCAGTTCCAAGGGACTGTTCCAAGAAACCGACAGGCAGTAACTTCCAGCTGATGCTACCACATTACACGATATTAAACTTTACATGGGCTACTAATCATATATGTACACTGGGTGACAAACATTGGAAAAGTACAACAACAACCAACAACATGGCCCTACTTTGACTCGGCTAGGCATGGATTAGTGCGGGAGGATACATACTACAGATAGGATGATAATAAATTAACAACAACAAACAAAAAATGGGGGTGTCACGCTCTGTATGTCGGCGGTGCTGTGGCGCATATTGTGAGGTGTATGTATCAGTGCCACGCTACACTAGGCAGGCGATCTTTGATCTAGAAATCTGTCTTCAGGAGCTTCGGTCCTGGCTTGACGTTGACAAAGTCGAAAGGGTTCGGTTGCTCCACTTGAATATAGTCCTTCGTTGACAGGACCTGTCAATGATGGAACAGAGCTCGTAAGTACTCATGGCCTGATGGGTATAGCTCAAACAGCGAAATTAGGCTCCGCGCATCTAATACGACAGATGTTGTAGAACGAGATTGTTCCAAGGCATAGATGTAACTCTAAAATGCAATCATGCCAACACACGTTTTAAAATAGTGGATGAAATGCACCACAGCATCAGAAACATCAATCAAAATATAGTACGGAGTATAGATTAAGAACCATGAAGCAAAATAGGTGACATACCAAGGTCTCGAAGAACATCCTTGATGCTTCTTTCCGAGTCTTTCCTCTTAATAGATGATCAATGGCAACATTCTTTCTCCCCAGACCAGAGTCTTCATCAAACAAAGTCTTGAGATATCTCGCAACACCCCTGCACAACAATAATAGCAACGCTgagtaaaaaaaatgaaaaggtatGAAAGTTAACGCAAAAGGAAATAAAATTAAGTATATCTGTACCTGGTACGAGAAGACCAACCACTAAGTGCATCAAGAGACTGGAACTCATCAGGATTTGGCTCGTCATCAATTGCTGCCTCATCAaagtctccatcatcatcataatTGAGAAAATCTGAAACAATAAACAATAGAACCATGATAAGACCTTACAAGATCTCTCACAAGGCAAGCACAACATAGTGAGCACATGATCAGAAAGAACTTGctctacttaacatcagtcaacaATATGGCTTTTAGAATTCCCATCCAGAAAATTAACGCGACCAGTGACAAGAGAAGAAGGGTGTCATAAGGCACATGGGCATGTGCCTTTTCTAATACATCTACAAATGATCTTCAAATGTAAGGTATCTACACCATCGTAAGGTTAAAGTTCAAGAATTACCTGTGTCGACATCATGAATTGCACTGCCAAAATCCTGTAATTTAAACAACATACCGATTATGATATGGCCTTAATGACAACAGGAAAAAAAATGTGCATACAGTGGCATTGCAGGATGTGCCAGAAGTTGCCAGTAGAAACATGCTGCATTTAGCAGTTACAGAAACAAAGCATTCGGTAAAAACTTCTACACGGACTTACACTGCATTCCTTGAGTGCAAAGTCATGGCCCATGTTGTCCATGTCCACAAAGGATCCTGCGTTGTTTTCTTGCAAGCCAGAATTTTCTCCCATGGCAGACACAGCATTCTCATCCTCTGTTGGTTGAGGAAAAGCAGAGGCATTCTGAGCGAATTCCAGTCCAGTAATCTCAGAAGTGGGCATCTCCTTATCCTCAAAAACATTAATATCACTGTGAAGGATGTCCCTCTGTTCCCCGTTCAGATCGTCCACCGCTTGTGCACGAGCTGGGCTAGAACTATCCAAAACAACATCTGGAGCATCTGTTACCCTAGTTGCAGAATCATGGGTGGTGTCATCTAGCACAAAGAGAGGTGTATCAGCATTTGTATTCCTCTGCAAATCTGCTGAAGTATCTTGACGACCATCCTTATCCAGTATATCATCTTGAGCAGGGATGTTTGCATCAAAACTTGTTTCATTAACAAGTGGAGTTTCTTTCCCATCACCAAACAAGGAGTCGGTTACTTTTTCAATGTTGTTAACATGATCGTCAGATGGCATTTGCAAACCAAATGCAGCTGTACCATCAACTGCATCAGTTGCTTCTTGCGGTGTAGGATAAACTGCACCAGTTGCTTCTTGCGGCGTAGGATCAACTGCAGCAGTTGCTTCTTGCGGCATAGCATCTAATCGAGTTCCATCCGGTAGCACCATGTGAAGTTGGTGGTCAAGAGTTGCACTTTCCTTTGCACCAGAAATGCTAACATTATCGGTATCTACTGCAATAGTTTCAGGCATGTCTGGTTTCCCTTGTAGTTCAACGTTATGTAAGGTAGGGTGAGGAACAATGCCATAGGTCCGATACTGCAACTTGTTCAGATCTTTGCGCATACCTGATTGGGAAGCAAGACATCCATGAGCAAAGAATGAAACCATGGAATTCACACTAGTTGCAGACAAACCACTAAATACTAATTATAAGATGGTAAGAATCATAGACTAACTAATTTCTACTTAATCTGCTTCCTACTTGAAACTAATCTTGACAAGAAAAGTGGATAAAGAAAATCAATGACAATTCAGATAACTTACAGGAAAATATAGGCTCGCGGAATATATCCTCCTCTAGTGAACCTTTCTCAATCATCCATATTTCAGAACGAGTACATGGAGCCTTTCTGCGGATACGCCTTATATCCTCAGTACTAATCAACTGCTGCCGTATAATACTGGACAAGGGAAGAGGGTCAATAAGTACACTCACAATAAGACATCGAACGAAATAGTCTGAGCTATTCAGTGAGTGTAAACTCTATGTACATATACAGTGGAACTATATGAGGAGGAACAGCGGTACAATACATAAAGAGACAACAAAAGAACATTTAAAGATGCAATAGCTCCGCAAGAACTAGAACATTTCTTACAAGACCCATAATCTAAAAGGCATGCCCTGACTTTACCTATCAAACGCCAGAGTTATCACAATAATAAGCAACCTGAAAATTTTAAAGAATAGTCCATCCTATTTTCTTTAGAAGAATACAGTTACAAAATCTCTACAAACAAATTTATTGAAATGGATGTACAAGAACAAAATGCAGACAGTAAACACATTAAGAGTGGAACTGCGGACATTTTACTAGCACTGCTCTACTAGAGCTGATAAGATACGAATAAATTGAGGGATTATGATCCACAGCAAGATTAACGCATTCATTTCTGACCAGGAGGAAGTGACACCTAACAATTCAAGGACACACCGACACAGTGATGCATATTGATAGGATGAGAAATCACATGGTTCCCACAAATGTTCATTAGGGGCGGGAAACGAAGCATATACATACTCAGCATGTATGACCATGGCATCATCCATTTTCACTCTTCTCTTGGGTGTCATCCTTGGTGTCGTGGTCTTTGGTGTTAACCTTTGGCGTTTCAAAGATGATGCATTTGGCGGCAATGGTGTTGAATCAAGCCTCAATCCAGGGGTTCTTCTACCAACTAGCACAAAATAATGTAATTAGACAACACAAACAAACAATGCAAATTCTGTAGATTAAATTATCCATACCTAAAATGGATGCCAGTAAATCATCATCGTTAGGAACTGCATCAGCAGGTCTTTTACCATGTGGTGTGATAGACAGATTTACAGTAGTCCTACTCTCTGGAGCTGGCAAGCTGTCCTCCAAGTGACGTTTTCTGCTGGTAAGGCTAGCTATTTTGTTACTTCCATCAGATTCAGTGATTCCTTTCTCTGCAGTAACCTGCCCGAACCCCAAGTCATTTGTCAAGTGGAACTGAGTATCTGGAGCTGACAACATTGTTTCACGTTCTGGGAAGAAATTTGAGGTCGACAAGGCATTTGGTCTATCACTATATGCCATGTATTGTGGTATTGTTCCAGCGTTCTGTTGGAAAACCGTTCCAGCATTCTGTTGGAACATTGTTCCAGCATTCTGTTGGCCAGCATTCTGCTGGAAAATTGTTCCAGCATTCTGTTggccagaattctgctggaaaattgTTCCAGCGTTCTGTTGGCCAGCATTCTGTTGGAAAATTGTTCCAGTGTTCTGTTGGCTAGCATTCTGCTGGAAAATTGTTCCAGCGTTCTGTTGGCCAGCATTCTGCTGGAAAATTGTTCCAGTGTTCTGTTGGAAAAGTGTTCCAGTATTCTGTTGGAAAACTGTTCCAGCATTCTGTGGGAATAGTGTTCCTGCGTTCGGTGGGAATATTGTTCCAGGGCTTTGTTGGAACATTCCCGCGGAGTTCTGTTGGAACATTGTCGCAGGGTTCTGTTGGAACATTGTCGCAGGGTTCTGTTGGAATATCGGTCCAGCGTTCTGATGGAATATGGGTCCAGTGTTCTGGTGGAATATTGGTCCATCGTTCTGTTGGAAATCTGCAACTGATATATTATTGCGTGCCATTTCTGGTGGTGCTCTTTGTGAGTTCTGTTCTATTGAATAATTAGAAGTCATCGTGTTATATCCTGGCAAAAAAAGAAATACGAAATCAGATATTCGAAAAAAATGAGGCTCTGAAAACAAAACAGTAAAGTCAACTCTACCTTGCATGTTTACTGATCCCTCGTTAAAATGTGTTGGATTACCGGTCACGCGTGGCTCAGCAGAACCATTAGTGCATGGCTCTGAAGTATTTTGAACAAAGGGCACGCCTCCCATGGTTGGCATGTTATACCCTGCCAAAAAATGTATTACAAAATCAGATGATATCAGAACACTGAGACTTCGAAAAGAAAAATAGCAACTTTACCTTGCACGTCCACTGATCCCTCATTGAAATGTGTTGGATTCCTTATCATGGATGGCTCAGTAGAACCATTAGCAAATGGCTCTGAGGCATTTTGAACAAAGGTAACGCCTTCCATGGTTGCTTTAGAAGTTAGTGTTTCACCTGATACAGCTATATCATCGGTATTTCGCACCAACTTATCCACGGTAGCCTCCAGGTTTGAGGTTTGTGGTACTGGCAGCAAATCCTCGGTTGAACAGTGTTGCCTCGGAGAATCCATCTCATGCACAGCACCAGAAGATTCAACTTGCACAGGCTTGGCCAATCCAAAATCAATCGTCTCAGCACCAACAGCATCATTAGCATTTGCTGCAGCTGACTGAAGAAATTCTGAGGGTGTAGCAGCAAAATTGGCAGCCTTTGCAGCCTCTGACTGGAGAAATTCTGAGGGTGGAGCAGCCAAATTGTCAGCCTTTGCAGCCTCTGACTGGAGAAATTCTGAGGGTGGAGCAGCAAAATTGTCAGCCTTTGCAGTTTCCTCATTGCTTGATGGTGAAGCTTTTCGTTGAGGGCTCAGTACAGGACTTTCATGCACTCTGGAAGGAACTGTTTCTTCCATTAATCCAGGTGTGGCTGGGGCTTGAGCGCTTACAAACTCAGGTGACGCAGGTTCATCAAAAGGGTAGGGACTAGGTTGATAGTATGACGTTGATGGCCCTGCATCATCTTCATTATGCAATAGCATATTCAAATCAGGGGTCTGTACATTGTAACCAGTCCAGCTAGTAATATGCTTGCTGTGAGTAGAAGGTTCATCATCCATGTTGTTGCATCCTTCAGCCCCTTCATCTTTACTTGGGTTATCGTCAACATCCATATCAGTAAGATGAATTGATGACCGGCCTTGAATGATGATACTGGATGCACAAAAAGAAAGGCACAAGCAATGTAAATATAGCATAATATGAGTAAAACGGCAAAATGCAAGACATTACAATTTCAAAAATGGCAAAATAACAAAGAAGTAAGAAATGTTCTCATGGTATGAGTAGCAAATCAATGAATGCTGCAACTCAGCATGCAAACAGTCAAGATATGCAAGGACACCTGGACATATACCAGCAGAGGCTAGTAACTGATTCTTCCTATAGTACCAGTCAAGATTTAAAATATACAGTTAGAAATTGAAATCAAATATAAAACAGCCTGGAATGTAAAATCATTTCTACAAAATCACAAAACAAAAATGAACCCTTTGGACGAGAAAACAGATGCGGGAGACTGCAACCAGACAAGGAAATCCAATAAAAAAGGGTTTGGAAGAGAAAGATGTGATTTTACCCATCATCAGACTCGAGTTGAATTGAGTGATCCTTCGTCAGCAGTAATTCCTGATATAAAAAAATGGTAAAGCTATtgtaaagaatagaagtttaatgCTAATACTATGTTGTTTGGACAattcttttattaaattaagacaTAAGACGTGAGGAAACACCAAACAACAAGAATTATAGAGCATTCTTCGATCTGCGACATAAATAAACATTATCTTCAATGAATTAGCAAgtctaacatgtaatgaacaaaAGATAGCCCAATGCAGCTGACGAATATAAGTTGAGATAAATTGTGATTACCTCCTCCAAATCTAAACCCATATGTGAAGAATTGCCATCACCAAATCTTTCTGCACATTTAGATATGCATAAATAGTTATTAAGGGATGGGTTCATAATTTCAAAAGTAGAAGATGTGAACACGGAAAGGACCAACCATCTAAACCAAATTCGGATGTTGAATATGCTGTTCTCTCTGGGTTGTCTTGCAAGGTGATCTGTTCTTTTGCGCTTACATGATGATCAATGTCGCTGGAACATGATGGGAAGTCTTTAGAAGAATGAAGAGCACATGTTTAAAAAACAAAATATCGCAAGAGTCATGGCTTACCCCTGAAATGCAGCCTCCGGCAATTCAAAATCATCAAGATGAAATGTCTCAGGGAGTGTTATAGAATGGTATGGAGCAGTTGATTCTTCAGGGGGGAGATCAACAGCAGTGGACCTAAAGGCTTGTTTTATCTTGAGCAAAGCTTCACTGCAATCATGGAACAGGTAGTTGACCTTCCGAGAATAGATTCTGACCACGCCTACCATAAGATGGCTGGATAACCGCAGCGCAATTGGAACCTCGGGGAATATAATTGAATCTGCATGAATATTGATAATTAACACGCAGCTAAAAATGGAAGAGAACATGAAACAGAGAAATGAGAAATGCCAGGGTTAAATAACATTTCCATTAAGAAGTATATGAATGTCTGCCATATTGTTTCAGAGATGGGTGGTGGGTTGCCCTGTCCAACTGACTCATAGGCGTACAGCAAGAAACCAATAATAGAGCTCCATGTAGAGCTCTACATGGAACTACAAGAAATACGAATTCTGAGTGtctaaaaataaagagctacatgtagctcggtcttCGTTTCGAGTTTCCCCCTTCAAAACAGTATGTGCTAAGCATACAGTGCTGGGTTTTTTTATTGCGTGAGTCCATGGCTCCATGATGTGTGAAAACTTAACTGTGATACCCACCAAACTGTCAATTAACTAGAATTATTAAATACATGTGAGAACTTTGTTTCCAAATATTTGAGACTCAAAATGAATGTTTTCACCAATGAAATGTCTAAGCTGATGAATTTGCTCACTGATTGCGTGCTAGTGATTTTATAATCATCTGTGCCATTCTTCCAAGGAAAAATTAGTTAATTACAATGTCAAGGACTAAGAAATGTACAAGCTGTATAAGGCTGAAGGCACCTTTAAAGATGCTCCGGCACTTAACTCATGATATAGTAGAATACTTTTATTTACAAAAAGATAAACTATCCACGCATAAATTCTTTCTTCCATCAGAGAAAGCTAGACCTACCATTTTTGTTTTTAAAATACTAATCATTAACAGATAATTTTGTAATAATAATTGGCAATACACCTAGGCATAAAACTGTATGTGCATGCTAACAATCAGACTCCAACAACTCTCCAGATATGTTCTGAGTTAAGAACTAGGAGAAGTACACGTGACTCATTATTAGAAATTTTACTGCTACATGGCCCTAGAAAAATGTGTAACGATGCTATGCATGTGAAGACATGAAAGACGCAGCACACTACTAGATGTAACGCAAATGCATGAAATGTAAAGACACCTGAAGAGCATCATCCGGTAATAATATCACATGCTACACTTAATCCAAGATTTGAGCTATGTTTATCTAAATCATTGCCACTAGAGCTATCAAAATCTTTGATAATTAAGCCAAGCTTTAACATAGTATGACTATGTATAATATCAATAACAACACATCAACTTCAAAAGGTCGCCCCTCTAATCTTCTGCTGGTAAAGGATAATCATATACAGAAAACACTAAAACCATTCAAGGAGAAGTCTACCTAGAAAGGTGAATTATTATCCTACATAGCACATAGATACTAGCCACCATCTAGCACCAGAGGAACCAGGAAGCTGCTAATATTCTCGGACTATAAGCTTGACCCACGATAGACTTACCAAGTCTAGCAGTATCTAGTTCTAAAAATTTCCTCAGTAACGTAGTTCTAGAAGGAAACAAATACAGCAGTAGCTGTAAGCCTGTAACGACAAGAAGCTAAGATGTTTGTAACTGTTGGTGACCTAGTGGCTTATGAGGACTAAGGTGACATCTTTTCACCCCTGGAAATCAATGATCCACTAAAGGAAAGCTCTAAAGGCATGGCACTTTTATAAATACTAATTACATACATAAATGTCCCTGGACCGTTAAAGTTAACAAACAAACAACTCAAAAGGGTTGAAGAACTTTATTCGgatagtgccacgaagataaatatcatgttaATCCATAGTGGTGTTTTCCTTACTACAATCCTGATAATCCAGCAAATAAGCATCTATAGCTTCTTGGCAATACCTGATAACTGATTGCAGCTTGGGTAGAGCCGATTAGTAGCTAGCTAGCACAATTAACTCAAAAGCTAACATTTTTACCAATTGGATAGCAATAACTACGCAGTAAGCATGGGGTAACGCCATAAATAAGCTAAAGATAGAACCTCTTTAGTACCGACAGCTGCAGCAAGAATGAGCATTAACAAACAACAGTATCGCTAAGGTCATGGCATGCGCAAAGTCAAAATTGCAAGAAAGCAAACCCTAGATCCGAAGCAGTAGTAGTAGCTTGTAAAGCGGCAGAAGTACCCACCTACTGAGACGCCGATGTCGGTATCGGTGACCTGGTTCTTGCGCAGCTTGCGCTCCAAGTGGGCGGCGATCCATATGGTCCCGAGGGGGCCCTTCTTGGCCAAGATGAACTGCGAGTAGAACATCTCCGGCTCCCCGCCTCACGCGCGCGGCAGGAAACCCTAGCTTCAGCTCAGCTCAGCTCCCCCACAGCGCGACCCCGAGCAAAGCTCAAGCCTTCACGGCATCCCCGCCACCGGAAGTGCACAGCCTGGAAGGAGGAAAGGCAGGCGCAGCTTCCAAGCTCCCTCTAGGTTCTTCGACGGCTCCGACCGCCCGGAACGAGAGACGAGCTGCAGCTCCGAGAGGCCGGAATGGAAACCCTAATCTGGAGGTGAGGGGAGGTGGTGCACGGGCGGGGAAACCCTAGAATTGGGTGGAATTGGGGGCCGGgagcgcgggaggaggtggggatCTGGCGATTCGGCGGGGGCGCGAGCGATTGAGGCGAGATTTCGAAGCGGGCGAGAAAAAAATGGAATCTTTGGGGAGCGAGCGAGCGAGAGCAGGGCAGGGGGGAGAGTTGAACTTGACAGTGTGTGGACTCGCACTcgcagaagagagagagaggagggcagaAGCAAAAGTGCTACACGGTTCGCAGAAACGCCCCTGGGAAATCTGTAAATTACGCTGTGGGAGCGTGCACTTGCCGAGACGATAGCCCGCGCGATAATATCGTGAAAAGTGAAACACGGGACTGTGTAGGAGAGCACGAGTTCGCGTCTAGCCTCGTCTCGTGCCGTGGAAGCAACTCAGGCTACCTGGTGTGTCAGTGACGGTCCTGCGTCAACGTCGGGCTGGCCAAGTGTGCCAGCGTGGGTTTAGAGCACGTGACAGCTTTTCTTGGAACGTTTAGGGCCTCTCTCGATGGCAAGAATTTAGAATTGTAGGCATAGAATAGAAAAAGGGTTGGAATCACACTCATGGTGAATTCATACAGGATTTCAAAACACCTTAATTTCTTGTGAGAAGATGTGTCTTCTTGTGGTGCCTACAAATGGaacatgataccatgataccactttaCAAAATTCAATTTTGTAAGATAAAAATAATTTGAAACAAATTTGTGGGTGTTCACAAGGCATGTGCTTACATTCCCCATAAAATTTAAATCTAAATTTGAAATAcacaaagagaaacaaaaaaggatAAATTGCTATGTGAATAATATCATTTTTGACACTTCCAAATTTGGATTTTAAAGAGTGGTATCATGTTATCAAATAAGCTNNNNNNNNNNNNNNNNNNNNNNNNNNNNNNNNNNNNNNNNNNNNNNNNNNNNNNNNNNNNNNNNNNNNNNNNNNNNNNNNNNNNNNNNNNNNNNNNNNNNATGGTATCTCTAGATATGCTCTCGCATACGAATCAAAATTATGAAAtgataagaaaaaaaaattatgaaatgATTGATTATGGCAGCACTGACAATTCACAGGATTCTGATGGTCCTTTCCTGACGCAGGGACAAGGAGTTCTTGCCTTGGCTGCTCCCTCCCTTCGAGATGAAAGAACTGCTGTTGTTATCCCAGTTGATGGCCCTCAAGCCGATCCCGATACTCGGGAGGACCCCTTTCTCGAGGTTGATAACCCTCACATTGATGAATCTTCGAGTGGTGATATCCCTCATACTTCGGTGGAAGGCAACGACAACAAGTTCCTAGAATGAGTGCCGGGATTGAAGCCACCGGTGCTCACAATTCAAGGATTGATGTCGGGGCCATGGAGAACATTGAAGCCGAAACATTCCGGTACAAATTTAAACACACACAATTCCTTTTCCTTGTTAGCTGATGAGGAAATTTTAAATAAGGCCCTGGAAATGGGAGTTAATTCTGAATCTTTTAATCTTGAGAAAGTTAGCTATCTGAAAGATTTA contains:
- the LOC124659650 gene encoding sister chromatid cohesion 1 protein 4; amino-acid sequence: MFYSQFILAKKGPLGTIWIAAHLERKLRKNQVTDTDIGVSVDSIIFPEVPIALRLSSHLMVGVVRIYSRKVNYLFHDCSEALLKIKQAFRSTAVDLPPEESTAPYHSITLPETFHLDDFELPEAAFQGDIDHHVSAKEQITLQDNPERTAYSTSEFGLDERFGDGNSSHMGLDLEEELLLTKDHSIQLESDDGIIIQGRSSIHLTDMDVDDNPSKDEGAEGCNNMDDEPSTHSKHITSWTGYNVQTPDLNMLLHNEDDAGPSTSYYQPSPYPFDEPASPEFVSAQAPATPGLMEETVPSRVHESPVLSPQRKASPSSNEETAKADNFAAPPSEFLQSEAAKADNLAAPPSEFLQSEAAKAANFAATPSEFLQSAAANANDAVGAETIDFGLAKPVQVESSGAVHEMDSPRQHCSTEDLLPVPQTSNLEATVDKLVRNTDDIAVSGETLTSKATMEGVTFVQNASEPFANGSTEPSMIRNPTHFNEGSVDVQGYNMPTMGGVPFVQNTSEPCTNGSAEPRVTGNPTHFNEGSVNMQGYNTMTSNYSIEQNSQRAPPEMARNNISVADFQQNDGPIFHQNTGPIFHQNAGPIFQQNPATMFQQNPATMFQQNSAGMFQQSPGTIFPPNAGTLFPQNAGTVFQQNTGTLFQQNTGTIFQQNAGQQNAGTIFQQNASQQNTGTIFQQNAGQQNAGTIFQQNSGQQNAGTIFQQNAGQQNAGTMFQQNAGTVFQQNAGTIPQYMAYSDRPNALSTSNFFPERETMLSAPDTQFHLTNDLGFGQVTAEKGITESDGSNKIASLTSRKRHLEDSLPAPESRTTVNLSITPHGKRPADAVPNDDDLLASILVGRRTPGLRLDSTPLPPNASSLKRQRLTPKTTTPRMTPKRRVKMDDAMVIHADIIRQQLISTEDIRRIRRKAPCTRSEIWMIEKGSLEEDIFREPIFSCMRKDLNKLQYRTYGIVPHPTLHNVELQGKPDMPETIAVDTDNVSISGAKESATLDHQLHMVLPDGTRLDAMPQEATAAVDPTPQEATGAVYPTPQEATDAVDGTAAFGLQMPSDDHVNNIEKVTDSLFGDGKETPLVNETSFDANIPAQDDILDKDGRQDTSADLQRNTNADTPLFVLDDTTHDSATRVTDAPDVVLDSSSPARAQAVDDLNGEQRDILHSDINVFEDKEMPTSEITGLEFAQNASAFPQPTEDENAVSAMGENSGLQENNAGSFVDMDNMGHDFALKECSDFGSAIHDVDTDFLNYDDDGDFDEAAIDDEPNPDEFQSLDALSGWSSRTRGVARYLKTLFDEDSGLGRKNVAIDHLLRGKTRKEASRMFFETLVLSTKDYIQVEQPNPFDFVNVKPGPKLLKTDF